The Lepeophtheirus salmonis chromosome 3, UVic_Lsal_1.4, whole genome shotgun sequence genomic interval ttatgCTTTCAAAGTCTTATTAATTACGCACTAATTAACGTTTAAATCAATCCATTTGtgtttgttataaattatagatacatatatttcatcaaCTTGTTTTATAAGTTAAGCGAGTGATTCATTAATAGCAACTGGGTAGCAAATTGCATTTATAAAGATTGATGATGAAAATTCAGAAATATTTCACCTCTAGactgaaatgtaattttatacatttcgaCGTATAATTTGGCAAAACTTctaaatgtttcttttaattttattaactatgtatattgtatataccaggtgtataaaaagtaatgggaccttctaaaaatacagttctgaataggtgttgttgattcaATATTAAAGTtccctttatttttgaaaagctaAGATTCTAACCATTTAATTgatattgtacatattgtaagcaaacattatgtatatatcaCGATGGAGGTAAGAAGAGCCATTACAGGGAATTTAATCCACGCCGAGAGGACCACCTCATatatcatgaaggccttaaacgcCACCAAGGCCACAGTCTGTTGGGTttgaaatcgtttggctgatggggacaaccttaagTTCAAACACAAGAGTGGAATACCCACCAaagaagacatcatggaggacTTTAAGGTCAaaccaacgatgaagatgttagagtacgccaagaagaagaaggtgctgTGGCCAAGGTCATCCGAAGGGCTAGAGGAAGGttgcttagaagaattgagaggcccctcctgtcccaacgtcaaaaagaactctgtCTTCAGTTTTGCCAACAACTCCTGAAttatctgaagcacaacagcatCTGGGcaattttttctctgatgaaaatacctttactgttgaccccgtctacaacaagcaaatgATCGGGTGTTAtgctttggcaaggctgacaacagcatcaggatagtcaccaagaccaaaaaTCCTCCtgtgtgatgatgttggggctgtggcatcaactggagaaaaaataccTCCAATTGGGTTTACTGTTGGATACCGGTTACCCTCGGCCAATATTGTCGAAGAGTTGATGGGTAGCAACATTAACTTCTGATCAAAGAAcctttggccccctcagagcccagatctgaatccactggattactccatttggtggcaaattgagaagaaggccttcAAAGTCTACCACCAGAATATTGATGCTCTGAAGACCTCCGTGgatgatcatgaaaaaggacagAGTTGCCAACGTGAGCAAGGGGTTCTGGAGGTGGTTGGAGGCTTttattgaggctgatggtggcccgattcataattaatgtgtattgttagagtaaaaactattataaaataaaattttatatgtacaacatcatcctgatcaattatgagtattttaattactacttagaggcaggtgTCAGTACTTTTTATACGCCcggtacaatatacatattgttgACCTATAGTCTATGGGTcaacaatatgtatattgtatattatttatttaaatgaaactatacatatttatacaataagtATTTTCCTTGAAATTCTCCATAACTTAATTTCCTAATTTTAGGAACTTTGTCgttcttataatattattaaatcacaTTTGAAGGTCTCACTCTGAAATGTGAAACTTGACAAATAATTGCCTTGTCATAACGGCCCTTTGACTAAATGAcgcatgtatgtatgtatattaaaattaaatttttttgattacacaatattaattaattaattatataaatgcaaGGTAAAAACTATGAAAAGGAACTAGTAAGAAGACTAACAATACACTTATGGAAGATTCGGATCCTTTTCCGGTATCATCAAAATTGAATACACGAACATAGTTCTCTTCAACTGTCCATGGTTCTGATCCATCATTGAAATACATAGGGCAGCGATCAACTGAAACAAATATATGGTTAAAAAATCtatgtaatgtatttaatagttaatcTTACATTCTCTCTCATTTTCGTCCATAACTAAACTGACGGCTGCTCCATTTCTCCAATCTTTACTATCCACATCTTGACCAAGATCACAATAAGGCCCCACAGACATAGACATaagcattttatttaaatctgcTCTTTGATATACCCAACAACGGTAGTTTGTAAATGCATCAAGTTGATCATAGGTGATTAAATAGGATTTAAGATTCTCTTTCCAATATCCAATACATTGTAATCGATAATCTGGAAcactattaaatgaaattagactcaatttttaatggattaaaaaaaagtacctaTAGATATCAATCGGCCTTCCTAAATGATCAGTTGACCAACAGTACGTTTCATCGATTGATATTTCTTTATGATCTGTATCACAGACGGTTAGTCTTGAAATATTCTGCTTGCAAGAAAATTGACCTGGTCTATTCCAGACATCTGGTCTTGGTGCCTTTGTTATACCTCCAATAAATCTTGTTTCAAACAAAAAGTCTCCTGTTTGAGTAAAGTTAAAGGCTCCGGCAACAGGACATCGAATAGGAACAGGGTCTTTTTCTACAatagagatatatattattcgttatttgcaataaaatgtCATTATATGAGACTTACTGAGcatcaaattatatttccaCTCAGCCTCTGTTTTGAATTTAACCCAGGAACAAATAGTGTGGAAATCATTTTTGATTCCAGCCTCACCCATTCtaaatctaataatattatgatgTCTAGGAACAAAATCAATACATTGGTAATCTATTTGACAGCCATCAATGGTCAGTCGACCCATCATGTATCGAGAATCACGTTGTTCTTTACAAACGTAAATAACTTTTCGGTAGCGTGAGTCATCAGGATGCCATCTTTCAATAATGTGAGTTGAATTGATGATTACATCGGCATCAACATTAGCAGTATTGATCCACTCACCAGTAAAATTTTCTGGTAAATGGCATGTAGGTTCAACTAATTGAGAGCGTACGGGTGTGAGCTTTAATCTTACAGGAGCCTAATGTGATAATAAGGAATATAGAAAAGGTTTGATCAAAAGTAGTTTTCAAAATTGAAGGACTTACTCTTTCAATGGTTTTAATAGTATTACACTCTGGAGTGATGGACATTCCAAGGTAGTAGTCATCATCTctatttttgagaaaacatCGAAATTTCTCATCTCTTCTTGATTCTTTAGTATTGGCAACAGCAAAAAATTGGTCCTTTCCAATAAACCAGTCACCAAGACAAGCAAACTCCACTACTGAATTTGATGTCCAATCCATTCCTTCACATTTACGATATGTAACATTGaacttttgatttgaaattaaaaattgagaacCAACGTTTTGACATGAGTGAATTTGCTGCTCATTATGGGAACAATCTCCAGTAAATGCCCATCGaagctattaaatattttaatttaagtttaaactataaattaaaaaatatattcctatttACCTGATAAGTAAATTGGAATACACCTTCAATGGATGATCTACAATTCACAGGAGTGTATGTCTCTAAAAACATGGTTATAATTTGAGCCTTGGAGTTCAAAATAGAACATACTTTTTCTAATGATGGTTTATCTCCTGTCTCTAAGGAAACACAGCCCGCtatattggtaaaaatatatcattttaaattaaatatattaaaaacataatttaaatcctGACTTTCTCTTTTTCCAAAATGTTGGGAGTACGGATAAAAAGTCTGACACAATGAAAACAAGATGAAGCATCCTGAAGATCAGAGGCAAAGAGGAAGTCATAACTTCCAGCATTATCGGTTTTACTCTCCATACAGGTACCTCTACCCTGCATAGTTGTCGCATCAATATTTGTCAAAGTATCCAAATTTGTCTCTCTCGAATACCATTGCCCTTGGATAATTCGATTGATTGTGCAATTATAAGGTGATCTTCTATTGAACGGATCCGACTGACCtgaaaatatacacaaaattataatttattttatatattcaacttataaaaatttaattttacccTCTGAGAAGTATGCATGTATAATAAGGGATAGGACTGTTAAAACTATGAAAGTTTTATCCATGTTCAATGGAAACGCATGGATTGTAAAATTATGAAGTTTACAGCATTTAGGTCAGATTCTTTCCTTGTCTTTATAGAGtatgaattttatgtttatgtttttgtcCATTTCAAAGGTATGAGTATACCtgcaaaactgtatttttttaaatattttttcttaaatcaagaaatagtttgaaaacattttctatataccatttttaatccaagaatttcaaatattttatcgatGTAAGGTCAAACTAAAttgttaacaaaatttaatgatttatgttctaatttatgatttaaaaacgACTTCCACTCTACATTACATTCTAATTCGCtaccaattttattttgtctatttaaaaaaaaaacaaaaaaaaacaccttaaattaaatgttataaattatgaaattattataacttgaacgaatgttttatatcaatttaaatacgttacaaaatggaattttttattcaattttgttagtaaaaactattctttaaacattttcaaatatttgtttttgaactATAGCTTTTAAATAATTGCTACAATGTTAAGCAGTTTGTTCATACTTCATGgagtatataattcattatataagaAAGTTGATGAatagtaattgaatattatttattggatttttgGTGAGATTTTATCGTATaagctaataatattttttattgacctaataaaatcctaataaatatgaagatataaataataatatttatatattatctaaatagatttaaataaatatttaaatcgtTATAGATAATTGGGATCCACATATAACTGTCAAAATGATAGTAAATAAGAGGAGCTATAAACTCTAATTGTAGAGTTTTCTAactaataaaatagaatattatttgtattaagatattttatgtatttaacttataactaaaaatatctctatatttttcaaaaaatatataagatacttTAATACATGGatatatatgacgtcatcaaaacaatacataaataaatataaacattgatgaattttcaatttattacagTTTGATCGACCGGCGATTAATTTACAAGAGAGACtttataagtaataacaaaGGTTGTACCCGATTCAGATTCAACGGTTTTATGAAACAAGGGGCGAAAATTCAGGCCCAGGAGAtgttagatacaaacagggatACAGCTAGCTTAGGCGCACAGTGTGTAGTGCGCTATGTTCCAGTAGGGATcccgaaaactaaggttgcttaaaacaatggttttcaaattgGGGATTGAGGATAGGTGGAGGCGCAGGAAggtggagaattgaggattgctttcagtctacagaTACATAATACATATCTTTCTTATAAAGGGGGCTATAGCTActtgttcaataaaatattataacacaatatcgaataaaatactatgtatgattttaatattatgaatagagcaatgttaatagaaatacaaggttataaataagggtgataattttggtaagaatagaaaagtgtgcgaggagaagagaagaaatacttatggcatcattgattaaataatatacatcttcttctatcaatcaagaacgtcatcattcccgactttattattcaatattaatattatattaaatggtGATATTCGATATAGatctgaataaaatgcctaaaataacgtcgcctactgtctggatttctgaaaatggaggcccaggaatttgggaattacttaccagataagaaacagatggcttgtcggatttgtcgatataaatgtgtctttagtcccctgtctagaattacacgccactcattatcctcatctcatatcaagagcatggatattcatctataaaatcaagttaacgatgaatacatcaagtcagactttaactttgatctcacaacgatgcttattgcatgtaatataaccttatccattgctaatcatctacgttcgaaaaatttatggagaaatacacgagtaaacctatcccttcccgaggaaccatcattaaattaatggaggatgttggtactgatgtcatttatagaaatacatataaaaatgttttgagtcgtccacaccaaatgacgatcaagttatcagtaaaaagtataaaatatttactaatttcgaaatgaaactctgaattttgtactatataacagtaagtattcaatctttttttaaatctaaccctaaaatatgattctattttagctgaacatatcaagaattatgatacacaactcattaaatagtaaaaacaactgcttaaatggtcacaacaacggtggtagtagctttggatggttcgcaactagtttgtctgagactagtttcttcacttaaagacttggtatgatcattaggttttccaatattacatagtcaataaatattacttctttatcacttaaggcttagctatggttgataggctccaagaaatggtgttcagaaaactcataaaaggcaaaaacaactgcttaaatggtcacaacaacgggggtagttgcattgggtgtagcattataattaccaattgtgtatatatgttgttatataagcataaatagcggagaaaaaaatctttattgatgctcttaataaggagtaatatcgccggacattactacataattagcttttgctctaaatctttacgatgtcatgttagaaaactacaataagtcaagaatggttgcctgaattgtcttatcagttaaatttgactgcatggattaacttttcttttttagataaatatgaaataaatgaaagtgggattctaaaagcggttcttactaagattggaagaagatatggattgaaatctaacattattttatgatttactttattattaataattattaaaatctcatcggtagaaatatatctatcctgtgcacaattgtatatgcaacttgcacataaggaaaaaaggtgatgatctttttgattaaactccacgtctggcttgtattttgcaacctcaagttatgacatattgaactgaattccgatgttagaacaagaagatattatttggatcaatctattatttcaatattctgtatttataatttattgttattattagttatatgattctaattgtttaattttgtatatttaacttaaatgtatgatggtttattttttagtatgtagattatatttaatttaagccttctattttaaatttggaacttcaaatatatttcgaaatactcttattttgtcgttttattagttatttttctgagaatatggttcacaataaattactatttcatggagtgtgacgtttccaaatctactgtaacggataaaaatcgtattcaatttttttttaaatctaaccataaaatatctaagtcaattaaatgtattatatctttattaaacattttgctaataaatactttcgttacaccctcaaaaatcataataaagtaggcaattgataaatactgatgtgattatcagtgataatcacatcagtattttaaacaatgataccatgtgtatttctcccccctgtctcctcgcacgcgtttttctctacaatattatcaactatagttataaatacttataagttatagttcataacgcgtgtacgactgatgtttgatttccaccacgcttttaatattgacatagtggttgcgtgttttgtcaaaatctgattttcttgcccagcagtcggtacggtacattaaattgaaaattctagtaatagtgacgtcattgacTATGaatggttgtgtgttttgtcaaaatctgcctgttttACCTAGCAATCGGTATAATACATAagtttgaaaattctagcaagcccgattacatgatggtctaaccttatatttctattaaccattGAATTGAGTAATtctgaattcattttaaaaattgtgaaaaaataaaataatatgataataatagtctcctagtaaaagaaaaaaacaattggtatgattgacttatttggctaactaccagatgatttcaggcctttttctgtttctttttggattcaAGGTTACGTATTGTACTTgattaattaagttattaatagatgaataaaatatacctgATAAAGCGTGTTTGTGTGGCAGTCCACCTCAGAACTAACTCAAAGTGCAGCTAATTTTCTTgcaattcaaatatattgaagGATTGTTAGAATGTACGTCTTAgttaataacaattaaatttaatagtaaCTCAAATGAAGTAAATACGCGCACTTAGATTACACAAAATGATATCTAATcaataatcatattataatCCAAGGAATACTCTATTATGTGTATAGAATATTAATCGCCTAATATATCCAAATTGTATAATCggtaaatataattgtataaatctCATTTGTTGGTGAACATTAATAGTGATAATATGTCAAATGTCCGTCGTAAGAATAAATCATTCCTTATcagttatcttatatatttaaaacaaattgcaGAAATAATTTCACAACAGaacaatatatatcttttttaacaattatggATTCATTTAATGAAAACATGCAAatctatatgtataaaaatcgaATGGACAAAAACTTGTTACGAGTATTGATATACTCACCATTGATTCAATCCCATTGTGAATTCGTGGTTGGCAAACTTATAAAAGTAAGTTTCAGTTTACGTTTAGTGCAAAATGTAAATCTATTCATTTCGCTTTATTGTCAATCTCTTAGTTGGAATTTGGTTAGTAAGttggataattatattttgaggtcatgaataaataaagtatattttttaatatatgatgaGTTATTACTAGGTATGcccaaataatgcataaaaatggaACTAAATAtgctaataaaaaaactcaaaatgcaaataaaaatgtagaaaaaagcCAAACATGCGAGCAAATCGGGTAAAATAGGATGTATTctgataaaaacaaacaaatatataaatacatttttcaatttagcAGGTCCTTGTTCCATTAAATTATCATCTGGGGAGTTCTTAGATTACTTCTCCAAGAACTCTTTGAACATCCTGTTATTGATCTTGGCATGGGGGATATTAGAAGAGACCAAGGCCTTCACTAGGTCTATATTAAAGTCGCCATCGCTATTATCGTTGGAGGGGATGACGTTGAGGACCTTCTGTGGAGCTTTgtcttccttattttttaaatctacattctTTTTGTGCCTGGCACAGTATCCAAGCTATTATAGCCAGGACACACGCCCTGTTGGCTTTAGCACTAAAGTTGCAAAGCTTGCgtagaaaatactttatttcagGCACATAAGTCCAAATCTTGGTACCACCGAGCTCCTTAATGAGTACTGAGGAGTCCACTATGATAGGCCTGATCAATTTAAAAGGATGTCTTTCACTTcgaatgaatttaaatatattgaaaataaattctactGGATGCCCGTtcatatttatagagaaaaaatggattataaaaatctaaatagttTAGGTGGCAAgatggatataatatatttttgataattagtaaagaaagacaaaataaaagaattattaattaaaaatagattttctacGAAAACCCAAGACTTACAAAATTATTCTTaccttatattaatttaaataaattatattcttccatTGCACTTTTGAGACGTTTTTAAGTAATTGGTAGGAtgtgttaattaaatttcaaatacagtTTAACCTACTTCAAAATACCTAGTAGATATGTTAAGACCATAGAGGGcgcttataatattttttcccgttTAAGGAGAGggaattttttctattaatttcaagattgaaataatatttcgtataaatttctatcatttttttttaatttctcacaAACTAAAATGTTTCATCTATCAAATCAGCGAAATCTCATGTAGCCGACATGAACAATCTATGTGAtttaatatgacaaaaaatcaTACTATAAAAGATGGGCAGAAAAGTCCCGGGTTTCTCccatagcttttttttttttttttttaactcacctCATTTCCAGTAGGTACCAactttcaaaagacagctgtcaaaattgcATGATAATCAGATCTtttgtttgtgagttattgtgccaAGTGTGAGActactttaattatttctaaaaaaaatgggtcaaaaacaattttgtgttttaattataCACTACatcttgatggggaaaaataccATTGTAGCTatgcaatggcttgaaaagtgttatggaaAATCCGCTCActaaagcaaataataataattaaaaaaaatagcattaattatagaaaaagccaatttttaaagaaaaaac includes:
- the LOC121114557 gene encoding LOW QUALITY PROTEIN: uncharacterized protein (The sequence of the model RefSeq protein was modified relative to this genomic sequence to represent the inferred CDS: deleted 2 bases in 1 codon): MDKTFIVLTVLSLIIHAYFSEGQSDPFNRRSPYNCTINRIIQGQWYSRETNLDTLTNIDATTMQGRGTCMESKTDNAGSYDFLFASSSGCFILFSLCQTFYPYSQHFGKRETGCVSLETGDKPSLEKVCSILNSKAQIITMFLETYTPVNCRSSIEGVFQFTYQLRWAFTGDCSHNEQQIHSCQNVGSQFLISNQKFNVTYRKCEGMDWTSNSVVEFACLGDWFIGKDQFFAVANTKESRRDEKFRCFLKNRDDDYYLGMSITPECNTIKTIERAPVRLKLTPVRSQLVEPTCHLPENFTGEWINTANVDADVIINSTHIIERWHPDDSRYRKVIYVCKEQRDSRYMMGRLTIDGCQIDYQCIDFVPRHHNIIRFRMGEAGIKNDFHTICSWVKFKTEAEWKYNLMLKKDPVPIRCPVAGAFNFTQTGDFLFETRFIGGITKAPRPDVWNRPGQFSCKQNISRLTVCDTDHKEISIDETYCWSTDHLGRPIDIYSVPDYRLQCIGYWKENLKSYLITYDQLDAFTNYRCWVYQRADLNKMLMSMSVGPYCDLGQDVDSKDWRNGAAVSLVMDENEREFDRCPMYFNDGSEPWTVEENYVRVFNFDDTGKGSESSISVLLVFLLVPFHSFYLAFI